Proteins encoded by one window of Branchiostoma floridae strain S238N-H82 chromosome 6, Bfl_VNyyK, whole genome shotgun sequence:
- the LOC118418175 gene encoding tRNA-specific adenosine deaminase 1-like, which translates to MDRLPDNFADRIASLSCEHYVRRLPKKGKPVEGREWTLMATVLKQDEDGSLDVVAMGTGSKCIGRSKMRLEGDVLHDSHAEIIARRAFLRYLYHQLQMAYHGQHSAVFTTPGADCRCGLKPGVKFHLFTSHTPCGDASIFPKGSKSEETIDHGFVVRPERVSQASQNSPQLGTQKRKAENACDQEQQKASKKLTTNKEYPHCLLGEKVGSTSDSHDKNVDEGIKFEERTENKVKEGDTLCEKVKKTSEPDVHRTGAKCVPGGLQDPLQGGLDYHQVWVLRTKPGRGERTLSLSCSDKLARWNILGCQGALLSHFMTEPVYFSTIVVGRCPYSSYAMYRGIVDRCAGIQDLPPAYKLHQPRCVQSCLQFCHHREAVLEQSSTPDKLMPAPAAIMWAAFPGRCTDVSVNGYRQGTTRKTMGSPQARVFTCRKELFETFKQLLNSLSVERRPASLR; encoded by the exons ATGGACCGACTACCTGACAATTTTGCAGACAGAATAGCTTCCCTATCGTGTGAACACTACGTGAGGAGGTTACCAAAGAAAGGCAAGCCTGTAGAGGGGAGAGAATGGACTCTCATGGCGACTGTACTCAAACAAG ATGAGGATGGGAGTCTGGATgtggttgccatgggaacaggaTCCAAGTGCATTGGAAGGAGCAAAATGAGACTTGAAG GGGATGTCCTCCATGACAGTCATGCAGAAATCATTGCCAGGAGAGCCTTTCTCAG GTACCTGTATCACCAGCTCCAGATGGCCTACCATGGACAGCACAGTGCTGTGTTCACGACTCCAGGTGCTGACTGCAGGTGTGGTCTGAAACCAGGTGTCAAATTTCACCTGTTCACCAGCCACACACCTT GTGGAGATGCTTCTATTTTCCCCAAAGGAAGCAAGTCTGAAGAGACAATTGACCATGGTTTTGTGGTACGGCCTGAGAGAGTTTCACAGGCTTCACAGAACTCACCACAGCTGGGAACTCAGAAGAGAAAAGCAGAGAACGCTTGTGATCAAGAGCAACAAAAGGCTTCAAAGAAGCTGACGACCAACAAGGAGTACCCTCATTGTTTGCTGGGAGAAAAGGTTGGCAGCACAAGTGACAgtcatgacaaaaatgttgatgaAGGAATTAAGTTTGAAGAAAGAACTGAAAACAAAGTGAAAGAAGGAGATACATTATGTGAAAAGGTAAAGAAAACTTCTGAGCCAGATGTTCACAGAACAGGTGCAAAGTGTGTACCAGGGGGGTTACAGGACCCCCTGCAAGGTGGACTGGACTATCATCAGGTGTGGGTGCTCAGGACCAAGCCTGGCAGGGGGGAGCGGACCCTGTCCCTGTCCTGTAGTGACAAGCTGGCCAGATGGAACATTCTGGGCTGTCAGGGAGCACTGCTGAGTCACTTCATGACAGAGCCTGTGTACTTCTCTACCATTGTTGTAGGGCG ATGTCCTTACAGTTCATATGCCATGTACAGAGGAATAGTGGACAGGTGTGCTGGTATCCAGGACCTGCCACCTGCCTATAAGCTACACCAGCCCAGGTGTGTGCAGTCATGTCTTCAGTTCTGTCACCACAGGGAAGCTGTGTTAGAACAGAGTTCCACACCTGACAAGCTCATGCCAGCTCCCGCAG CCATCATGTGGGCAGCCTTCCCAGGGAGGTGCACAGATGTGAGTGTGAATGGGTACAGACAGGGAACCACAAGGAAGACAATGGGCAGTCCACAGGCAAG GGTATTTACATGTAGAAAGGAACTATTTGAGACCTTCAAGCAACTTCTCAACAGTTTGTCAGTAGAAAGGAGACCTGCATCATTAAGGTAA